From a single Nicotiana tomentosiformis chromosome 2, ASM39032v3, whole genome shotgun sequence genomic region:
- the LOC104120085 gene encoding transcription factor RAX3-like, with the protein MGRAPCCDKANVKRGPWSPEEDAKLKSYIQQHGTGGNWITLPQKVGLKRCGKSCRLRWLNYLRPNIKHGEFTEEEDNIICSLYLSIGSRWSIIAAQLPGRTDNDIKNYWNTKLKKKLLGKQRKDHRPRTGYHHNNKLEMMKENENFFANPDINAYYSWPPQSLLFSTLIAPQSDLAESSANTHNFQYSLDQVYFCQDQLCQSSTNQLASINPLNINTCDSSVISSYYPSIINGVSNNSFQEYNNYVPVGLSDNVLNSTSSHSQQMDKSVLEMVNSRTISTTSPDISTGWEELSPLIVYPPSVSCSETQQEISPYYVLEESRYLGLLKQ; encoded by the exons ATGGGTAGAGCTCCTTGCTGTGACAAAGCCAACGTGAAGAGAGGACCATGGTCACCTGAAGAAGATGCCAAGCTCAAGTCCTATATCCAGCAACATGGCACTGGTGGTAACTGGATCACCCTTCCTCAGAAAGTTG GTCTCAAGAGATGCGGGAAGAGTTGTCGGCTTAGATGGCTGAATTACCTCCGACCAAACATCAAGCACGGGGAGTTCACTGAGGAGGAAGACAACATAATATGCAGTCTCTATCTAAGTATTGGCAGCAG GTGGTCAATTATAGCTGCTCAATTACCTGGACGAACGGACAATGATATCAAGAACTACTGGAATACAAAGCTGAAGAAAAAACTACTAGGCAAACAGCGAAAGGATCATCGGCCTCGGACAGGATACCATCATAATAATAAGCTAGAGATGATGAAGGAAAACGAGAATTTCTTTGCTAATCCAGATATAAATGCATATTATTCTTGGCCTCCCCAATCACTACTATTCTCTACACTAATTGCTCCACAAAGTGACCTGGCAGAAAGCAGTGCAAACACCCACAATTTTCAGTATTCCCTTGATCAGGTTTATTTCTGCCAAGATCAACTGTGCCAAAGCTCGACAAATCAGCTTGCCTCTATTAATCCTCTTAATATCAATACATGTGATTCTTCAGTGATAAGCAGCTATTACCCCAGCATTATTAATGGAGTTAGCAACAACAGTTTCCAAGAGTATAATAATTACGTTCCCGTTGGCCTGTCCGATAACGTGCTTAACAGTACTTCTAGTCATTCTCAACAAATGGATAAAAGTGTATTGGAAATGGTCAATAGCCGCACTATTAGCACTACATCACCAGATATTAGTACAGGCTGGGAAGAGTTGAGCCCTTTAATTGTTTACCCTCCATCAGTATCCTGTTCTGAAACCCAGCAAGAAATATCACCCTATTATGTACTTGAAGAGTCAAGATACTTGGGGTTGTTGAAGCAGTGA